In Deltaproteobacteria bacterium, one DNA window encodes the following:
- a CDS encoding 2-C-methyl-D-erythritol 4-phosphate cytidylyltransferase, protein MSFTRVSKAIIPAAGKGSRVRSVAGDLPKELLMVAAKPLIVHSIEALAASGVREIAIVISPEKENIRQFILEDQHQFVGPRVEAHTKILFRSCKFSFFVQHQPVGIADAVSLCRDFVGNEPFALIFPDNVLLDGLPVVAQMLPFFTRFGMDTIGALWLTPEETTTFGNVGFLEVEPMTAESRRVMRVLSYSDKLPERPPAESAKDRLKSFGGGIYLPHFFDYVERIRPLAEGEVDDVPVVQAIAREKGLLAVELSGKGFDVGNPAGYWAANLYAESGHPHGQS, encoded by the coding sequence GTGTCATTTACGAGAGTCAGTAAAGCGATAATTCCAGCAGCGGGCAAGGGGAGCCGGGTAAGATCGGTAGCTGGTGATCTGCCAAAAGAGCTGCTCATGGTGGCAGCAAAGCCTCTCATTGTTCACAGCATAGAAGCCCTGGCTGCGAGCGGGGTTCGTGAAATTGCCATAGTTATCAGTCCTGAAAAGGAGAACATCAGGCAATTCATACTCGAAGACCAGCATCAGTTTGTTGGACCGCGAGTGGAGGCTCATACCAAGATTCTTTTCCGCTCATGTAAATTTTCTTTCTTTGTCCAGCACCAACCTGTCGGCATAGCTGATGCGGTGAGTTTGTGTCGGGATTTTGTCGGCAATGAGCCCTTTGCCCTCATTTTTCCTGACAATGTGTTGCTGGATGGCTTGCCGGTGGTGGCACAAATGCTGCCCTTTTTCACTCGTTTTGGTATGGATACCATAGGAGCGCTCTGGTTGACGCCTGAGGAGACAACCACTTTCGGCAATGTTGGTTTCCTGGAGGTGGAGCCGATGACAGCGGAGTCCAGGCGGGTCATGCGGGTCCTGAGCTATTCTGACAAACTACCAGAGCGTCCACCTGCCGAGTCGGCAAAAGATAGGCTAAAGAGCTTCGGAGGAGGCATTTATTTGCCGCATTTTTTCGACTATGTGGAAAGAATTCGGCCTCTCGCCGAAGGTGAGGTGGATGACGTCCCTGTTGTGCAGGCTATCGCCAGAGAAAAGGGGTTGCTGGCTGTGGAATTGAGCGGCAAAGGGTTTGATGTGGGCAACCCGGCAGGGTACTGGGCAGCGAACCTCTATGCCGAAAGTGGACATCCACACGGACAATCTTAG